A genome region from Macaca nemestrina isolate mMacNem1 chromosome 20, mMacNem.hap1, whole genome shotgun sequence includes the following:
- the LOC105495279 gene encoding B-cell antigen receptor complex-associated protein alpha chain isoform X1 — translation MPGGPGVLQALPATIFLFFLLSAAYLGPGCQALWVDGGPTSLMVSLGEEAHFQCLHNGSNANVTWWRVLHGNYTWPPQFVGKGQGYNGTLTIQNVNKSHGGIYLCRVQEGNKPHQQSCGTYLRVRHPPPRPFLDMGEGTKNRIITAEGIILLFCAVVPGTLLLFRKRWQNEKLGLDAGDEYEDENLYEGLNLDDCSMYEDISRGLQGTYQDVGSLNIGDVQLEKP, via the exons ATGCCTGGGGGTCCAGGAGTCCTCCAAGCTCTGCCTGCCAccatcttcctcttcttcctgctgTCTGCTGCCTACCTGG GTCCTGGGTGCCAGGCCCTGTGGGTAGATGGGGGCCCAACATCATTGATGGTGAGCCTGGGGGAAGAGGCCCACTTCCAATGCCTGCACAATGGCAGCAACGCCAACGTCACCTGGTGGCGCGTCCTCCATGGCAACTACACGTGGCCCCCTCAGTTCGTGGGCAAGGGCCAGGGCTACAATGGTACGCTGACCATCCAGAACGTGAACAAGAGCCACGGGGGCATATACCTGTGCCGGGTCCAGGAGGGCAATAAGCCACACCAGCAGTCCTGCGGCACCTACCTCCGTGTGCGCC ATCCGCCCCCCAGGCCCTTCCTGGACATGGGGGAGGGCACCAAGAACCGAATCATCACAGCCGAGGGCATCATCCTCCTGTTCTGCGCGGTGGTGCCTGGGACGCTGCTGCTGTTCAGG AAACGATGGCAGAATGAGAAGCTCGGGTTGGATGCTGGGGATGAATATGAAGACGAAAACCTTTATGAA GGCCTGAACCTGGACGACTGCTCCATGTATGAGGACATCTCCCGGGGCCTCCAGGGCACCTACCAGGATGTGGGCAGCCTCAACATAGGAGATGTCCAGCTGGAGAAGCCATGA
- the LOC105495279 gene encoding B-cell antigen receptor complex-associated protein alpha chain isoform X2 has product MPGGPGVLQALPATIFLFFLLSAAYLGPGCQALWVDGGPTSLMVSLGEEAHFQCLHNGSNANVTWWRVLHGNYTWPPQFVGKGQGYNDPPPRPFLDMGEGTKNRIITAEGIILLFCAVVPGTLLLFRKRWQNEKLGLDAGDEYEDENLYEGLNLDDCSMYEDISRGLQGTYQDVGSLNIGDVQLEKP; this is encoded by the exons ATGCCTGGGGGTCCAGGAGTCCTCCAAGCTCTGCCTGCCAccatcttcctcttcttcctgctgTCTGCTGCCTACCTGG GTCCTGGGTGCCAGGCCCTGTGGGTAGATGGGGGCCCAACATCATTGATGGTGAGCCTGGGGGAAGAGGCCCACTTCCAATGCCTGCACAATGGCAGCAACGCCAACGTCACCTGGTGGCGCGTCCTCCATGGCAACTACACGTGGCCCCCTCAGTTCGTGGGCAAGGGCCAGGGCTACAATG ATCCGCCCCCCAGGCCCTTCCTGGACATGGGGGAGGGCACCAAGAACCGAATCATCACAGCCGAGGGCATCATCCTCCTGTTCTGCGCGGTGGTGCCTGGGACGCTGCTGCTGTTCAGG AAACGATGGCAGAATGAGAAGCTCGGGTTGGATGCTGGGGATGAATATGAAGACGAAAACCTTTATGAA GGCCTGAACCTGGACGACTGCTCCATGTATGAGGACATCTCCCGGGGCCTCCAGGGCACCTACCAGGATGTGGGCAGCCTCAACATAGGAGATGTCCAGCTGGAGAAGCCATGA